The Virgibacillus dokdonensis genome includes a window with the following:
- the yfkAB gene encoding radical SAM/CxCxxxxC motif protein YfkAB produces the protein MSPSYDPWEAYLDVEQHGKMTLSNIEFTTTTLCNMRCAHCAVGYTLQAKDPEALPMELLQQRLDEIPHLRTLSITGGEPMMSKKSVREHVVPLLRYAHRRGVKTQINSNLTLPYSRYEAIIPYLDVLHISHNWGTADEFAETGFAKMERKPSLENRKKYFSRMVENAQRLSEEGVMVSAETMLNRRTYPYLESIHDHVLEMGCARHEIHPMYPVDFASNLETLTLDEIRTGIERLLNHRNQEVWMLFGTLPFYPCSSSQADLELQKRIFKAKNVSVRNDPDGRSRLNVNIFSGDIIVTDFGDEPKLGNVQTTRLPEAYERWMATETATSLNCHCPAVKCLGPNVLVKNTYYKDVDFQQRQAMIKR, from the coding sequence ATGTCACCTTCCTATGATCCTTGGGAAGCATATTTAGATGTGGAACAGCATGGAAAGATGACATTATCAAACATTGAATTTACTACAACAACGCTTTGTAATATGCGCTGTGCCCATTGCGCTGTTGGCTACACATTGCAAGCGAAAGACCCAGAAGCATTGCCAATGGAATTATTGCAGCAAAGGCTTGATGAAATTCCCCATTTGCGAACATTAAGCATAACGGGTGGCGAACCAATGATGTCCAAAAAATCGGTGCGCGAACATGTTGTGCCACTATTGCGCTATGCTCATCGTCGTGGTGTGAAAACGCAAATAAATTCGAATCTGACGTTACCATATAGTAGATATGAAGCTATTATTCCGTATTTAGACGTTTTACATATTTCTCATAACTGGGGCACTGCCGATGAGTTTGCGGAAACAGGATTTGCAAAAATGGAGCGAAAACCTTCGTTAGAAAACCGGAAAAAATATTTTTCTAGAATGGTAGAAAATGCACAACGATTATCCGAGGAAGGTGTCATGGTATCAGCCGAAACGATGTTAAATCGTCGTACGTATCCATATTTGGAGAGCATACACGATCATGTTCTGGAGATGGGTTGTGCAAGACATGAAATTCATCCGATGTATCCCGTTGATTTTGCAAGCAACTTAGAAACGTTGACTTTGGATGAAATTCGTACTGGAATAGAACGATTACTTAATCATCGAAACCAAGAAGTTTGGATGTTATTTGGCACATTGCCGTTTTATCCATGTAGCTCGTCACAGGCTGATTTAGAACTGCAAAAACGTATATTTAAAGCGAAAAATGTTTCGGTAAGAAATGATCCAGATGGTCGTTCTCGCTTAAATGTGAATATATTTTCCGGGGACATCATTGTAACGGATTTTGGTGATGAACCGAAGCTCGGAAATGTACAAACGACTCGTTTACCGGAGGCTTATGAGCGCTGGATGGCAACCGAAACGGCTACATCTCTTAACTGCCATTGTCCTGCTGTAAAATGTCTTGGCCCCAACGTATTGGTAAAGAACACGTATTACAAAGACGTTGATTTTCAACAGCGGCAAGCAATGATTAAGCGATAA
- a CDS encoding EcsC family protein, with translation MDAYEQSVQRELAQWRKKMYQNPNLFHQVSKKAQTKINSWIPAKVQRFITESIKNMVKTMLVGSQLTTKKALIPEKSLYKQDALVKEKLESYRKTATIEGAGTGAGGIFLGLADFPLLLSIKVKFLFETAAIYGFDTKEYEERLFMLHVFQLAFSRDEMRKQTMYTIENWEQEKHKLVEMDWEVFQQEYRDYIDLVKLLQMVPGFGAIVGAYANYNLLDQLGDTAMNAYRLRLLSLPGGGSFISKQE, from the coding sequence ATGGATGCTTACGAACAGTCTGTACAACGTGAACTCGCGCAGTGGCGAAAGAAGATGTATCAAAATCCTAATCTGTTTCATCAAGTATCTAAAAAAGCGCAAACGAAAATAAATAGTTGGATTCCTGCTAAGGTGCAACGTTTTATTACAGAAAGCATTAAAAATATGGTGAAAACTATGCTAGTAGGATCGCAACTTACGACTAAAAAAGCGCTTATTCCAGAAAAAAGTTTATACAAGCAGGATGCGCTCGTAAAAGAAAAATTAGAAAGCTATCGCAAAACAGCTACGATTGAGGGGGCTGGAACAGGAGCAGGAGGTATATTTCTTGGTTTGGCAGACTTTCCACTCTTATTGTCTATTAAGGTGAAGTTTTTATTTGAAACTGCGGCTATTTATGGTTTTGATACAAAAGAATACGAAGAACGGTTATTTATGTTACATGTTTTCCAGCTTGCCTTTTCTCGCGATGAAATGCGAAAACAAACGATGTATACGATTGAAAATTGGGAGCAGGAAAAACATAAGCTAGTTGAAATGGATTGGGAAGTGTTTCAACAAGAATATCGCGATTATATCGACTTGGTAAAATTACTGCAAATGGTGCCAGGGTTTGGTGCGATAGTCGGTGCATATGCTAACTACAATTTATTGGACCAACTAGGAGACACGGCGATGAATGCATATCGCTTACGTCTACTGTCACTTCCGGGTGGTGGGTCTTTCATTTCTAAACAAGAATAA
- a CDS encoding GntR family transcriptional regulator — protein MPIPVNHSKPVRQSAKESAYNQIQQWIIDGTLQPGEKLNDSELAQALGISRTPVRESLQLLETEGFVQMFPGKATQVTEVEKESMKDLLPPLAALQALAAELAVDNLTADVLDLLETTNDRFAKAIHSENYYAALKIDEEFHQIIVDIANNPYIQRIIAHLQAHVRRLFFHNSIVLTEKSIEEHAKIIELIKNSNKEALSPIMKENWLRTIDEIESSQ, from the coding sequence ATGCCTATACCTGTAAATCATTCGAAACCTGTTCGACAATCAGCAAAAGAAAGCGCATATAATCAAATACAGCAATGGATTATTGATGGTACATTACAGCCTGGTGAAAAGCTGAATGATTCAGAATTAGCGCAAGCATTGGGGATTAGCAGAACACCAGTGAGAGAGTCGCTGCAACTATTGGAAACAGAAGGATTTGTTCAAATGTTTCCTGGAAAAGCTACACAAGTAACCGAAGTGGAAAAAGAATCGATGAAAGATTTGCTACCGCCTTTAGCTGCTTTGCAAGCTTTAGCTGCTGAATTAGCTGTAGACAATTTAACGGCAGATGTCCTCGACTTGCTAGAAACAACGAACGACAGATTTGCAAAAGCCATTCATTCCGAAAATTACTATGCCGCATTAAAGATCGATGAAGAGTTTCATCAAATCATTGTTGATATAGCAAACAACCCTTACATCCAGCGAATTATTGCACATCTGCAAGCGCATGTCAGACGATTATTTTTTCATAACTCCATTGTTTTAACTGAAAAATCGATCGAAGAGCATGCAAAAATTATTGAACTAATAAAAAATAGTAACAAAGAAGCATTATCACCAATAATGAAAGAGAATTGGTTACGAACGATAGACGAAATTGAATCATCACAATAA
- the brnQ gene encoding branched-chain amino acid transport system II carrier protein gives MDKKLSFSSYTAIGVMLFALFFGAGNLIFPAQLGQLAGGNIWQAVAGFLITGVGLPLLGILAMSFSNSESLQDLAGRIHPVYGVLFTSVLYLTIGPFFAAPRTATVAYDVGFSSFTAEEFSQIGLFIFSFLFFVITMLFSLYPAKIVDYVGKLLAPGIVILLLVLLTFVFVNPMGPAEMPQDGYVSGAFVKGFLEGYNTMDALASLVFGIIVIKAIRSFGVTSKTEIMRTTAKAGTVAIALLATIYVGIAYLGATSTSVYGIFDTGGPVLSSAATHYFGTAGMILLAIVITLACLTTSIGLTTACSEYFHSLYPKLSYRKFVLLFTIVTFTIANFGLTNIIKYSIPVLMLIYPLAIVLMILAFLSPLFHHKRAVYVSVTLVTFGISLVDGLKTLCETLGIAYFPWLKPIISFYESMLPLYNQGLGWLLPAFIVLIISGTVLRLVKPSTVHAS, from the coding sequence ATGGATAAAAAACTATCTTTTTCTAGTTATACAGCAATAGGCGTTATGTTGTTTGCCTTGTTTTTTGGAGCAGGTAATTTAATTTTCCCCGCCCAACTTGGTCAACTGGCAGGAGGTAACATTTGGCAAGCAGTAGCTGGATTTCTGATTACAGGAGTTGGACTACCTCTATTAGGTATTTTAGCTATGAGTTTTTCAAATAGTGAAAGTCTACAGGATTTAGCTGGAAGAATTCATCCTGTTTACGGTGTTTTATTTACATCTGTTTTATATTTAACAATTGGGCCTTTTTTTGCAGCACCACGTACAGCTACAGTTGCTTATGATGTTGGTTTTTCATCTTTTACGGCTGAAGAATTCTCACAAATCGGACTATTTATTTTTTCTTTTCTATTTTTTGTTATAACGATGCTATTTTCACTATATCCAGCAAAAATTGTCGATTATGTCGGTAAACTGTTAGCTCCAGGAATTGTTATATTACTACTTGTATTATTGACGTTTGTTTTTGTTAACCCGATGGGGCCAGCTGAAATGCCGCAAGACGGTTATGTGAGTGGAGCGTTTGTTAAAGGGTTTTTAGAAGGTTATAATACGATGGATGCACTGGCATCACTTGTATTTGGGATTATAGTGATTAAAGCTATCCGTTCCTTTGGAGTAACATCAAAAACAGAAATTATGCGCACCACAGCGAAGGCAGGAACTGTTGCAATTGCGTTACTTGCTACTATTTATGTCGGAATTGCATATTTAGGAGCTACGAGTACGAGTGTCTATGGTATTTTTGACACAGGTGGCCCCGTTTTAAGTAGTGCAGCAACACATTATTTTGGAACAGCTGGCATGATTTTACTTGCGATCGTTATTACGTTAGCTTGTTTAACAACGAGTATTGGCTTAACAACTGCGTGTTCGGAATATTTCCATTCTTTATATCCAAAGTTAAGTTACCGGAAGTTCGTATTACTGTTTACGATTGTTACTTTTACCATTGCGAACTTTGGATTAACTAACATTATAAAATATTCGATACCCGTTTTAATGCTGATATACCCACTTGCCATTGTATTAATGATATTAGCGTTTCTATCACCATTGTTTCATCATAAAAGAGCCGTTTATGTTTCCGTCACTTTAGTGACATTTGGCATTAGTTTGGTTGATGGTTTGAAAACATTATGTGAGACGTTAGGCATCGCGTACTTTCCGTGGTTAAAGCCAATTATTTCTTTTTATGAATCGATGTTGCCTCTTTATAATCAAGGGCTTGGCTGGCTATTACCTGCTTTTATCGTATTGATTATATCTGGAACGGTTTTGAGATTAGTAAAGCCTTCTACGGTTCATGCTTCTTAA
- a CDS encoding ABC transporter ATP-binding protein — protein sequence MEHHKRRFTSFITLIRSTNIPKASLIMGLVGSIITTIVGLSIPLLTRELVDGFSVATLSWTLVVVIGIVFILQAIIDGVSTYLLAAVGQKIVARLRERMWLKLIKLPVSYFDRTKSGESVSRVVNDTGIVKDLISQHFPQFISGIISIIGAVAILLIMDWKMTLIMLISVPVTIIFMIPLGRKMASISRSLQDETANFSGDIQQTLSEIRLMKASTAEPYEAKKGVQGIGKLLTLGLKESKILALIGPLMYFIIMAVVVLIIGYGGIRVANGTMSTGSLVAFLLYLFQIVMPITSFAMFFTQLQKAQGATERIISILDLPEEVDREGFVKEKVSEPIHVQHVSFAYEGNDTVLEDVSFTAKPGEMVAFAGPSGGGKTTLFGLLERFYLPTSGDILIGDHSIQTISLKDWRKQIGYVSQESAMMAGTIRENLTYGLEEVEAISDDQLWAVAKMAYADEFIAAFPDQLDTKVGERGIKLSGGQRQRINIARAFLRDPQILMMDEATASLDSQSERIVQQALTKLMHGRTTFVIAHRLATIVNADKIIFIENGKITGIGKHEVLLEQHTLYREFAEQQLTNGENSN from the coding sequence ATGGAACATCATAAACGTCGTTTTACATCTTTTATCACTTTAATTCGTTCTACCAATATCCCAAAAGCCTCCCTTATTATGGGGCTTGTAGGAAGTATAATTACAACAATCGTTGGTTTAAGTATACCGTTGTTAACGAGAGAGCTAGTAGATGGTTTTTCTGTAGCTACCTTAAGTTGGACGCTCGTTGTTGTCATCGGGATTGTATTTATTTTGCAGGCCATTATTGATGGTGTTTCCACCTATCTATTAGCTGCAGTAGGGCAAAAAATTGTTGCCAGGCTTCGTGAACGCATGTGGTTAAAGCTTATTAAATTACCAGTGAGCTACTTTGATCGAACGAAAAGTGGGGAATCCGTTAGTCGTGTAGTCAATGACACTGGGATTGTGAAAGATCTTATTTCCCAACACTTTCCACAGTTTATCAGCGGGATTATTTCGATTATCGGCGCGGTTGCTATTTTATTAATTATGGATTGGAAAATGACGCTCATTATGCTTATCTCTGTACCTGTGACAATTATTTTTATGATACCTCTTGGGAGAAAAATGGCGTCCATTTCTCGAAGCCTGCAGGACGAAACAGCAAATTTTTCTGGAGATATTCAGCAAACATTAAGTGAAATACGACTGATGAAAGCTTCTACTGCAGAGCCATATGAGGCGAAAAAAGGTGTCCAAGGGATTGGCAAGCTACTTACACTTGGCTTGAAAGAGTCAAAAATTTTAGCTTTGATTGGGCCATTGATGTATTTTATCATTATGGCAGTAGTTGTCCTCATTATTGGTTATGGAGGAATTCGTGTAGCTAATGGAACCATGTCAACGGGTTCGTTAGTTGCCTTCCTACTTTATTTATTTCAAATCGTGATGCCGATTACGTCGTTTGCTATGTTCTTTACCCAATTGCAAAAAGCACAAGGGGCTACAGAGAGAATTATTTCGATTTTGGATTTACCTGAAGAAGTCGATCGAGAAGGCTTTGTTAAGGAAAAGGTGAGTGAACCGATTCATGTGCAACATGTTTCGTTTGCGTATGAAGGGAACGATACGGTGCTTGAAGATGTATCGTTTACTGCAAAACCAGGGGAAATGGTTGCTTTTGCTGGTCCTAGTGGTGGTGGAAAAACAACTTTATTTGGTTTGTTAGAAAGGTTCTACCTTCCTACGTCAGGCGATATTTTGATTGGGGATCATTCCATACAAACGATCTCGCTCAAAGATTGGCGAAAGCAAATTGGTTATGTTTCTCAAGAAAGTGCTATGATGGCTGGAACGATTCGTGAAAATTTAACATACGGGCTAGAAGAAGTAGAAGCTATTTCAGATGATCAGCTATGGGCGGTAGCTAAAATGGCGTACGCCGATGAATTTATTGCTGCATTTCCTGACCAATTGGATACGAAAGTAGGAGAAAGAGGTATTAAATTATCTGGCGGGCAACGACAACGTATCAATATTGCTCGCGCTTTTCTAAGAGATCCACAAATATTGATGATGGATGAGGCTACTGCGAGCTTAGATAGTCAATCGGAAAGAATTGTCCAACAGGCGTTAACAAAATTAATGCACGGAAGGACAACGTTTGTTATTGCGCATCGATTAGCGACGATTGTAAACGCAGATAAGATTATTTTTATAGAAAATGGCAAGATTACAGGTATTGGAAAGCATGAAGTGTTATTAGAGCAACATACTTTGTATCGAGAGTTTGCTGAGCAACAATTAACGAATGGCGAAAACAGTAACTAG
- a CDS encoding ABC transporter permease — translation MSHLLWKQTGRLSRFLFRQNRIRMPIWILSIVMLTLTIAVSFTDLYDNKAERQAIAETMHNPAMTAMVGKGYGLDDYTFGAMMAHQMLLFTAIIVAVMSILLVTRHTRAEEEDGRMELIRSLPTGRLANLVAVQNFALVINLLLALIVGIGLFSLRIESIDLQGSLLYGASLGAIGYFFAAITAVFAQLSESSRGANGFAFLLLGMAYIVRAIGDVSNEALSWFSPLGWILGGEVFVSNYWWPVLITIMASFFLWLLALYLHHIRDMGAGFLPAIGGRRQASKWLTTPIGLFVRIQRTTMIAWAIALFAIGVSYGSVLGDLDSFFADVDMMQQMLNPVEGYTLMEQFIAMLMSIMAMISTIPVLLAMLKIISEEKKNRTEHFLSRAVSRPRLIGSSLAIAFIVAFIMISLAAVGLWSAGAAVVEDGLDFIVVYKAAIVYLPAIWVMLGITVTLIGISVKFSSFVWGYLLYSFIVVYLGNLLQFPEWMMKLSPFGHIPQLPIEDMDWGVTVSLTLIAVVFMFIGFIGYRKRDLEG, via the coding sequence ATGAGTCACTTACTGTGGAAACAAACGGGGCGCTTATCACGCTTTCTTTTTAGGCAAAATCGTATTAGAATGCCTATTTGGATTCTTTCTATCGTTATGTTAACGTTAACGATTGCTGTATCGTTCACGGATTTATATGATAATAAGGCAGAAAGACAAGCAATTGCTGAAACGATGCATAATCCAGCGATGACGGCGATGGTAGGGAAAGGATACGGATTAGATGACTATACATTTGGGGCGATGATGGCTCATCAAATGCTATTATTTACAGCGATTATCGTTGCTGTTATGAGTATCTTGTTAGTAACCCGCCATACCCGTGCAGAAGAAGAGGATGGACGGATGGAGCTTATCCGATCACTTCCCACAGGGCGTTTAGCCAACTTGGTTGCCGTGCAAAACTTTGCCTTAGTAATAAATCTACTATTAGCTTTGATAGTAGGTATAGGGTTGTTTTCGCTTCGAATAGAGAGTATCGATTTGCAAGGTTCCTTATTATATGGAGCCTCACTCGGGGCAATTGGCTATTTTTTCGCTGCAATTACCGCTGTTTTTGCGCAGTTGTCTGAGAGCTCTAGAGGTGCAAATGGATTTGCTTTTTTACTTTTAGGTATGGCGTATATCGTTCGAGCAATTGGAGACGTCAGTAATGAGGCGTTATCTTGGTTCTCGCCATTAGGCTGGATTTTAGGTGGAGAAGTTTTCGTCTCCAATTATTGGTGGCCAGTGCTGATTACCATTATGGCTTCGTTCTTCTTATGGTTACTCGCTCTTTATTTACATCATATTAGAGACATGGGTGCTGGCTTTCTACCTGCAATAGGTGGGAGAAGGCAGGCATCGAAATGGTTGACTACACCTATTGGATTGTTTGTTCGTATTCAACGCACAACAATGATTGCCTGGGCAATCGCTTTATTTGCTATAGGTGTGTCTTACGGTTCAGTACTTGGAGACTTAGACTCGTTTTTTGCTGATGTAGATATGATGCAACAAATGTTAAATCCGGTGGAAGGATATACGTTAATGGAGCAATTCATTGCTATGCTGATGAGCATTATGGCAATGATCAGCACGATCCCCGTATTGCTTGCTATGTTGAAAATCATTAGTGAAGAAAAAAAGAACCGTACGGAACATTTCCTTAGCCGTGCTGTTTCTCGTCCGCGTTTAATCGGTAGTTCCCTAGCAATTGCGTTTATCGTAGCGTTTATTATGATCTCTCTTGCCGCAGTTGGCTTATGGAGTGCAGGGGCTGCAGTTGTAGAAGACGGATTAGACTTTATAGTTGTGTATAAAGCTGCTATCGTCTATTTACCTGCTATATGGGTCATGCTTGGAATTACAGTGACGTTAATTGGAATATCAGTGAAGTTTTCAAGTTTTGTTTGGGGTTATTTGTTGTATTCGTTCATTGTTGTTTATTTAGGAAATCTCCTACAATTCCCTGAGTGGATGATGAAGCTATCTCCATTCGGACATATTCCTCAACTACCTATTGAAGATATGGATTGGGGAGTGACCGTAAGTTTAACCTTGATAGCGGTTGTTTTTATGTTCATCGGTTTTATTGGCTACCGAAAGCGTGATCTAGAAGGGTAA
- a CDS encoding ABC transporter ATP-binding protein: MTVLQTKSLTKRFGKFTALNQVNIDVNEGEVYGFIGPNGAGKSTAIRVLLGILKATSGEARIFGMDAWKDAVAIHKRTAYVPGDVHLWPNLSGGEVIDLFIQLRGGVKNNRKEELIQRFDLDPSKKCRTYSKGNRQKVALIAAFSSEADLYILDEPTSGLDPLMEQVFQSCVMEAKAAGKSVLLSSHILSEVEKLCDHVGIIRQGEIIESGSLREMRHLTRTNLLVETKQPILDLEKQIGVHEIEKEGVEVTFQVDTENLDQIIRYVSTFGITKLESAPPTLEDLFMRHYEGK, from the coding sequence ATGACAGTTTTACAAACAAAAAGTTTAACCAAACGTTTTGGAAAGTTCACTGCCTTAAATCAAGTCAATATAGACGTGAATGAAGGGGAGGTATATGGATTTATTGGACCTAATGGAGCAGGAAAATCGACTGCAATTCGTGTTTTGTTAGGGATTTTGAAAGCAACGAGTGGGGAAGCACGCATTTTTGGAATGGATGCTTGGAAAGATGCGGTGGCAATTCATAAACGGACGGCTTACGTGCCAGGAGATGTGCATCTTTGGCCAAATTTATCTGGCGGTGAAGTCATTGATTTATTTATTCAATTACGTGGTGGTGTTAAGAATAACCGTAAAGAAGAACTTATCCAACGTTTTGATTTAGATCCTAGCAAAAAATGTCGCACCTATTCAAAAGGGAATAGGCAAAAAGTTGCGTTAATAGCTGCTTTTTCCTCAGAAGCCGACTTATACATATTGGATGAGCCAACATCTGGACTCGATCCATTAATGGAGCAGGTTTTTCAATCTTGTGTGATGGAAGCAAAAGCAGCAGGAAAAAGCGTCTTATTATCTAGCCATATATTATCAGAAGTGGAAAAACTTTGTGATCACGTTGGAATTATTAGACAAGGGGAAATCATTGAATCAGGCTCTCTTCGTGAAATGCGACATTTAACGCGTACAAACTTACTAGTGGAAACGAAACAGCCGATTCTTGATTTGGAAAAACAAATTGGCGTCCATGAAATAGAAAAAGAAGGCGTTGAAGTAACATTCCAAGTTGATACAGAAAATTTAGATCAAATTATTCGGTATGTGAGCACGTTTGGAATTACAAAACTAGAAAGCGCTCCGCCAACTTTGGAAGATTTATTCATGCGGCATTATGAAGGAAAATGA
- a CDS encoding TetR/AcrR family transcriptional regulator encodes MKKADILQAALHLFMEYGVQKVSIKEIASKADVSQVTIYNYFVSKDILIDEVINYYIDRELANFEQLIKSNDTFPQKIKAVIFNKSQTAKQINDNFYQKIMEIYSRKDSYIQDVYSKKAVPMMMDFFEEGKRQGYIDQNISNEALFVYLQIFQEAFQRKEVFQQILPITEDITKLVFYGIVGNNGYAEGY; translated from the coding sequence ATGAAAAAAGCGGATATTTTACAAGCAGCGCTTCATCTGTTTATGGAATACGGGGTACAAAAAGTATCGATAAAAGAAATTGCCAGTAAAGCAGATGTTTCTCAAGTTACCATTTATAACTATTTTGTCAGCAAAGACATTCTAATAGATGAAGTCATCAACTATTATATAGATCGTGAGTTAGCAAATTTTGAGCAGTTAATAAAGAGCAATGATACATTCCCACAAAAAATAAAGGCGGTTATTTTTAATAAAAGCCAAACAGCAAAACAGATAAATGATAACTTTTACCAAAAAATTATGGAGATATATTCTAGAAAAGATAGTTATATTCAAGATGTATACAGTAAAAAAGCAGTGCCCATGATGATGGATTTTTTTGAAGAAGGGAAACGACAAGGCTATATCGACCAAAACATATCGAACGAAGCATTGTTTGTTTATTTACAAATCTTTCAAGAAGCTTTTCAACGTAAAGAAGTGTTTCAACAAATTTTACCCATAACAGAAGACATTACAAAGCTTGTTTTTTACGGTATTGTCGGAAATAATGGGTACGCAGAAGGGTATTAA
- a CDS encoding GTP cyclohydrolase II, with the protein MEQQKKLTPHVFSILKDKIQRIDNGDEAIYLVGPIQLPVNLHGETSLFHWYCWLNAEVVTNDYQSIIEKLSSANLADSQQSSVLVYGDFGKADNALVRMHSICHTGDIFGSKRCDCGFQLREAMLRIKENGSGALFYLANHEGRGIGLFSKAMAYILQENGYDTVEANESLGFVNDSRNYMDALRVLKQLRQKPVTVITNNPEKLDAFNEAGVPIHGRTPLWGDISEYNRNYLQTKVTKSGHYQPEGALLQ; encoded by the coding sequence ATGGAACAACAAAAGAAGCTAACTCCTCATGTTTTTTCTATTTTGAAAGATAAAATTCAGCGGATAGATAATGGTGACGAAGCAATATATTTAGTTGGGCCAATTCAACTCCCTGTGAATTTACACGGAGAGACAAGCCTATTTCATTGGTATTGTTGGCTGAACGCTGAAGTAGTTACGAATGATTATCAATCTATTATTGAGAAATTATCCTCTGCAAATTTAGCTGATTCGCAGCAATCCAGTGTTTTAGTTTATGGTGATTTCGGTAAAGCAGATAATGCGCTTGTGCGGATGCATTCGATATGCCATACTGGGGATATTTTCGGTAGCAAGCGTTGCGATTGTGGATTTCAATTAAGGGAAGCCATGTTGCGTATAAAAGAAAATGGTTCAGGTGCGCTGTTTTATTTGGCCAATCATGAAGGCAGAGGTATTGGACTGTTTAGTAAAGCAATGGCCTATATCTTGCAAGAAAATGGCTACGATACAGTCGAAGCTAATGAAAGCTTAGGCTTTGTAAATGATTCCAGAAATTACATGGACGCGCTTCGTGTGTTAAAACAGTTACGTCAAAAACCTGTAACCGTTATTACCAACAACCCTGAAAAACTGGACGCTTTTAACGAAGCAGGTGTGCCTATACACGGTAGGACTCCACTATGGGGGGATATATCAGAGTACAATCGTAACTATTTACAAACAAAAGTGACAAAGTCTGGACATTATCAACCAGAAGGAGCTTTATTACAATGA
- the ribD gene encoding bifunctional diaminohydroxyphosphoribosylaminopyrimidine deaminase/5-amino-6-(5-phosphoribosylamino)uracil reductase RibD, with protein sequence MTTDAFYMNIALNHARAMKGQTDPNPLVGCVIVHHSRIVGIGAHLKAGEAHAEIHALRMAGEQAHGSTLYVTLEPCSHHGRTGPCAEAIVQAGVKKVIIATLDPNPMVCGNGASILKTAGIDVEIGVCGEEARKMNEVFNTFMEQKRPFITLKTGITMDGKVATHTSHSKWITSEEARKDVHQLRHEHVTILTGINTVLKDDPALTARIPNGRNPIRIVMDSTLKIPLHYQLIQDKQAETWIFTTSIHDIEKRNALEAEGIKVIVTNDSQVIDPCNIVTYLGEQGISSLLLEAGGTINAAFLERKLIDKFILYMAPKVIGGKNAPTFLEGDGVETMEESIEFTDVSIEKIGKDIKWTAYPLYK encoded by the coding sequence ATGACCACAGATGCATTTTATATGAACATAGCTTTGAATCATGCTCGTGCTATGAAAGGACAAACAGATCCCAACCCGTTAGTCGGTTGTGTCATTGTTCATCATAGTCGGATCGTTGGCATTGGTGCGCATTTAAAAGCAGGAGAAGCCCATGCAGAAATACACGCTTTGCGTATGGCAGGCGAACAAGCTCATGGAAGCACGTTGTATGTTACATTAGAACCTTGCTCTCACCATGGTCGGACGGGACCATGCGCTGAAGCAATCGTTCAGGCAGGTGTTAAAAAAGTCATCATAGCCACGTTAGACCCAAACCCAATGGTGTGTGGAAATGGGGCTTCTATTTTAAAAACAGCGGGTATTGATGTAGAAATTGGTGTTTGCGGAGAAGAAGCACGCAAAATGAATGAAGTTTTCAATACATTTATGGAACAAAAAAGACCATTTATTACCTTAAAAACAGGCATTACGATGGACGGGAAAGTAGCCACACATACGTCTCATAGCAAATGGATTACATCGGAGGAAGCACGAAAAGATGTTCATCAATTACGCCACGAACATGTAACTATTTTAACGGGAATAAATACCGTTTTAAAAGATGATCCTGCGCTGACAGCCCGTATTCCAAATGGACGAAACCCAATTCGTATTGTGATGGATTCAACATTAAAAATACCACTGCATTACCAACTCATTCAAGATAAGCAAGCAGAAACATGGATTTTCACAACGTCCATTCATGATATCGAAAAGCGAAACGCATTAGAAGCAGAAGGAATAAAAGTTATTGTAACAAATGATTCTCAGGTGATAGATCCTTGTAACATTGTGACCTATTTAGGAGAACAAGGCATTTCTTCTTTACTTTTAGAAGCAGGCGGCACCATCAACGCCGCTTTCTTGGAACGCAAGCTCATAGATAAATTCATTCTATACATGGCACCAAAGGTAATTGGCGGAAAAAATGCCCCTACTTTTTTGGAAGGGGATGGAGTTGAAACAATGGAAGAATCCATTGAATTCACCGACGTATCCATTGAAAAAATAGGCAAAGATATAAAATGGACAGCATATCCACTATATAAATAA